In one window of Candidatus Cloacimonadota bacterium DNA:
- the argF gene encoding ornithine carbamoyltransferase, whose product MPYNLRNRHFLTLMDFSPQEIGFLLDLSLSLKKAKYAGTEQQRLKGKNIALIFEKDSTRTRCAFEVAALDQGAHVTYLGPTGSQMGKKESIADTARVLGRMYDGIEYRGYGQEIVEELAQYAGVPVWNGLTNEDHPTQVLADFLTAREHLNKPLNEMVFVYAGDGRNNVANALMIGAAKTGMDFRIVSPKSLFPEAALLKKCKDVAKTTGATITITDDIAKGVKNADVIYTDVWVSMGEPDSVWAERIKLLKPYQVNAAMMKKTGKPSTLFMHCLPAFHDLKTTVGKQINAKFKLSAMEVTDEVFESPNSVVFDEAENRMHTIKAVMVATLGS is encoded by the coding sequence ATGCCCTACAATCTTAGAAACCGCCATTTTCTGACCCTGATGGACTTTTCGCCGCAGGAGATCGGATTCCTTTTGGACCTCTCGCTGAGCCTGAAAAAAGCCAAATACGCGGGAACCGAGCAGCAGCGCCTCAAAGGCAAAAACATCGCCCTGATCTTTGAAAAGGACAGCACCCGCACCCGCTGCGCCTTTGAAGTGGCCGCCCTTGACCAGGGCGCGCACGTCACCTATCTGGGCCCCACCGGCAGCCAGATGGGCAAAAAGGAATCCATCGCCGACACCGCCCGGGTGCTGGGCCGCATGTACGACGGCATCGAATACCGCGGCTACGGCCAGGAGATCGTGGAAGAGCTGGCCCAATACGCCGGCGTGCCTGTCTGGAACGGACTCACAAACGAAGACCACCCCACCCAGGTGCTGGCCGATTTCCTCACCGCCAGGGAACATCTGAACAAGCCGCTGAACGAAATGGTCTTCGTCTATGCCGGTGACGGGCGCAACAACGTGGCCAACGCCCTGATGATCGGCGCCGCCAAAACCGGGATGGATTTCCGCATCGTGAGCCCCAAATCCCTCTTCCCGGAAGCCGCGCTGCTGAAGAAATGCAAGGATGTGGCCAAAACCACCGGCGCCACCATCACCATCACCGACGACATCGCCAAAGGCGTGAAGAATGCCGATGTGATCTACACCGACGTCTGGGTCTCGATGGGAGAACCGGACAGCGTTTGGGCCGAGCGCATCAAGCTGCTCAAACCCTATCAGGTGAACGCCGCCATGATGAAAAAAACCGGCAAGCCCAGCACCCTCTTCATGCACTGCCTGCCCGCGTTCCACGACCTCAAGACCACTGTAGGCAAGCAGATCAACGCCAAGTTCAAGCTCAGCGCCATGGAGGTTACCGACGAGGTGTTCGAATCGCCCAACTCCGTGGTCTTCGACGAGGCGGAAAACCGCATGCACACGATCAAGGCCGTGATGGTTGCCACCCTGGGCAGCTGA